In Heteronotia binoei isolate CCM8104 ecotype False Entrance Well chromosome 1, APGP_CSIRO_Hbin_v1, whole genome shotgun sequence, the genomic window TCTTTGTCTGGCTTCTGCCAGTGGTTAAAATAGCAAACTAAGTAGAACAACAATTAATTGAAACTCTTAATAGGCCAAATCAAACCAGAAGTAAAATGTAAGCACCCACAACAATATTATGTATAGTTTACCAATAAGCCGGACAACATTGGATCGAGAACAAATAATAAATTAATCACCTTCTTTCCATTTGCAGACCATCACAATCTTGCTTCCAATTACACATCCTTAAACCATTCATTTCACACCAATTCAAAATGTATTTAACTTGGAAATAAATTTATCATTGCAGCTAAATCCACAGCTTAGTCCTATATAAAAATAGGCCTACGCCCTAACTCAACTATGTCAGGCTGCAAAATAGTATGACTTCTTAGACAATGCAGATAATAATTGTGCTGTTTCATATTAAGTCCAGTTAATGGTCTGAGGACATCTGAGGCTGGAACTAAGCAGGTGTGGAACTAGGTCAGCCCCTGGAATGGAAGACTACTTGAAGTCACATATAGCAGAGCCATGCAAGCATAATAAATCAATATCAAATTTATTTCAGAACAATTATTTTTTGAAGTACAAAGCAGATCTAACCAGCTGGCTTTCAATGATGTACTTGTGGGACATACCTCCAGGACAAATGTGTTTAATATTGCAGAttataataaaaaaatatttacaagcaAGAACCTGTGAGACTCACAATGTGGAGGAGGGGAATCtcattccctccccttcccttaaaTTAACCATCTCTGCAAGCCTGGCTGATGTGACGGCAGCAGCTAaggctcctgctcctcctccccatAGGGAGGGAAATCTTGCTCacctctcttctcctccattctgTCTGCCTGCTTCCCGTTTCCCCATTCCCTCTGCCACCACCCCTAACCCCCTACCTCTGAATAGAGCAGCAGCAACTCTTGCCCTTTTCCTTCTATCTGGCTCAAGTGGTAGCTCCCCCTCTTCTAAGGCCTTCCATGTGCACAAAGGTGGGAGGCAGCTGCTGAGCCAGTGAACAAGCATTTCCATGCAACCACAAACAACATCTCTCTGGTTTTTTTGGAGCGGAGGGGGAGATTTAATGTCCCCCAATGTTTCAAGTTTTCatattttctacaaacctggagtgtcctcaaattttatagaaaaatctCCCTTCTCTCTATATAGCCCCAGCCCAAGGGTTTAAGATGAGAAAAACCTCATCTGGAAATATCACTATCTTTCTTAGATTCAGCCAGCCTTTCTGCTAGCTCCTGAAACCTTTTGCAGGAGAACAACAGATTGGGGCAGCCTATCATCCTAGTATGATATAAACTCAGCAAAGCACCTCTGTTGTCATCTTGCATGAGAGAGGACAGTATTGGAAGAAGGCAAACCAGAGGTTCCAAGTCTTTAGCAGGATCTTTAATTCCAGCTGTTATCTATTTCTGTAGCAGTTTCGCCTCGTCATCCCATTAGGATATTCTCACTCCCCTCTCCAACAAATACCTGAGGAGGTGAGTGAAATGCACTCTGCTTGGAGATTGGGTCAGAAGATGTTCTTTTTGGGTTTTGGAGTTCTCCTTTGGATAGCCCTGCCATCACCTCTGGATTTGTTCCTGTGAGTCTCCCTACTCCCACCTGCTGCCCAGAGGTATAGCACCCCAGTTGTTTGTAGTGTATATGAACAGTCtaggccagtgtttcccatttgcagggtcatgacccggtaccaggccacggaagcctcactaccggatcacaagaaaagccaaagctagccccgccccatctctgtatTGTGCAAAGAGGAGCTGggttgcctctccttccttctccattcCCAgcatttgagagaaaagctagcatccactggcactttagacccatgaagtgttcttcaaggtatgaactttcatgtgccttgcagtatgttcttttggggagatttccccaggaggtctgggtggcaaagaaaggtgtgtatgtttttttcagccgggaggggcagggaatgggcattccagtacctattttttttttttaccaaacgacccctgggcagaatttttgctggctggggtcatctgatggtgaggaaagctttttttttcccctttgccccccttctttattttttctttctttccctgcaagtgatgctctgtctgtattcttggagctgggatggggggaagcaacagtgggagggcttctagtgccctggccccactggtggacattctggtgctttttggccattgtatgagggaattttcaactggatagtccactggcctgatccaacatgtctcctcttatgtttatgttctttctttccatttctttctttccctttctctttctttttttccttccatttttactggatgaaacttttctgttcatcatactgttgttgcagacataggagctctgccaatgaaaagctggcacccccagttgcagccaggtggccttctatgagatttctgtgtgagtgaatgagagtaagaggtgtggggcagaagaagattattggagattactgcggtatatctcaacagcactggaagagatggtactatgaacggCACCATTTGACtgatcctgcttttaacagctgtctgacaccaaaattaaactcctcctgtagaggattaaaaaggatgaaagtagttcattggctaagtatctgcacaacaggttgcttttaaaggcatgggaaacacagccagtaaaaaactGCAAGCCCTCATAAATAACTTTTTTTGGATAACTGCAAAAAAGCTTATATGAACTTCacataacttgaaattaattcattaattacaatacaattctctgctacctttcacagcaatttccccgtgtttcaacaaaagaaaagtatgaaaaatagattttcttgaaaccaagcaagcttggttgtagcttgaggcagggttccagtagcagcagctgaaggaagggcctactaaatgtgtcagctgCCAGAGCCCAGTGTggatggtacacagtgctggcattcctgatggcaatggcaacagcacgcCCAACTGAATAcattggccagtgctgttgaggaagggatgtgtaggtggtgcaggcaattgaacatggacattaggagtgcttgcaagctggagaagaatacacaaacagataggtgcatacaGGTGTGGAGATGAAAAGAGatgaccacccactttccacccccatattggctcagcatgagtttgagagatttttctgaaaatgaatttacttccgaagaagaggcaggtttgggggagtgccctggaagtgacatcacaggaaaaggtggagttttggttcagtgtgccccggaagtgacatcacttggtccttgacaccacaggaaatgacacaattcctggctcctggctccagccccaaagtctcctggctccacccccaaattttagtgggccatgaaggagaagtgtaaaaataaccgggccatgggaaagaaaagtttgagaAAACCTGGTCTAGGCCAAGGGTAGCAATCAAGCAATGTATCTTAACTAAAATACAACTTTTTCACATTACATGACTCTACAGTAAAATACAGTTTTTAGACTGCATTTCTAGACCTGGAAAACAAACATAAGAAGGTTGCTAAGCTACTGCCAAAGGTTTACAGATGGTAGTATACGTAAGAGTGGATGCTGTTCATTCAGTATTGCTTCACCCGCAATCCTACACAtagtctctcacacacacacacacacatatatacagatGTGACAGTTCTTTGCAGAAGGGACAGTATCCCCCCATGTTTGTCAAGAAAGACATTAACCAATCTGGGCTTGAAATTCTGGAGCTCAAAAGCCCAGCTTGGCTAATAGAGAGGTGCTAACATATCAAAGAGATGGCATGTTTTCATTCCTAGATGTAAAGTCAAACCTTATCCAGTTTGACATGAGGCTTTCCCCAGCTTTGCTCTCTCCTCCAAACTGGTCAGTTTTCATATCTGTCAAGCTCCCTTCTGGCTATCTGCCCATCATTTACCACGGTACCAATTGCATGAATGAGACCAAAAGAAAACTAAGTGGAAATGATGGTATGGTTCACTTTTTTACAAGTCTGTTTAACCTTCACTCTGTCTTGAACTATCCCATATAATTTTACTCAAGGAGTTTGTAGCACAGCCTACCTTCAGAAGCatagttctttttttcttccacatCTGTCGTTAGCTCAAACATATCCCCATAAGCTCGGGCAAGTCTCCAAAGAAAACCAGCATAGTTTTTATACTGCACAGAAACAGAATCAGACACTTTCAGTTTCCTTTACTGTAATTGTTAATTTCAATTATAATTACCGATTACATGCTTTTAAAAGAGGCATTCACATTCCTTGCATACCATGTTCAGACTGCAGAGAGTGAAGAATATCCATTGTGTTGTACTCTGTCATTTTATTACTTTTGTATGTTCTTCCTGCTACATCTGTTGCAAAGAAAAGTGTAAATCTTGGCAGAAAAATAATGTTTTCAATTTTTTTGCACAATAAATTCACAGCTgtaactcatttgttgtgagggattCAGACATCTTCCCGTAAGGAGTTCTGTTGTGGGTATATTATGTTTTTCTAGTGCTAAAACCACAATACTTCAGTACCAAGAAAACTAAATTCTTCCATTGCTGCTTAGCTTGCCAAATGGAATATAGCTGGAAAAGATTTACAGGTATGGTAGCAACCAGTAATACAATTCTTAGTACAGTGTCATGTCTAGCTTTGTGatttttcttctaaaaaaaacTTCTGTGGGCTTTGTATATCCTTGCAAAACAGCTTCAACATAGAATTGTTTAAAATTAGGTTTAGCAAATGGTAAGCAGTAGGAATATGTCTCCATTCTGAGATGTTTCATTAGGTTTTCTTTTATACATATTCAGTTCCTTGctgtgctttctttgcatctacACAAACAAACCACAATTCATTCACGTTGCAAATAAGCTGCAAGTTCTCAGGCTCTCACATTTCCTCCTTTCTCCCATTGCACATGGATATATGTATTGAGATCTCCAAGTTTTAAATTCTTTGTTTAATCTACAGTTTGCTGCAATGTCCaagttggggattttttttttgtttttctgttcctGGTACAAATTTCTAATCCAGGATTAAACTGTAGCTTGGAATCCCAAAAACCAGGGAAAAAACAAGTCCCAGTTTTTCATGGCATCCAAATTTAAATATCACAATAAACTGCTGGTAAGAGACCAGAAAGTCTAAGTCTGGATTGTCTTCAGTCATGATTCTGTGGAGCTGGCCCTACAGTGAGCTGATGTGCTGTCCTCAGGCAGTAGATTTAGGAGAACAGCAGCCTCCACTTTATCTTTGGCTACCAGCTTGCCCTTGCCTTTGTCTGCCCCTCAACTCCATCACTTCCAGGATGTAGTTTGTGCCTCTTCCCTTCTTGTTTCCAAGCATCCTGAaactccccctcccattttaagTGTATGAAAAGGCAACAGAACTCCCCATCCCCATTGTGGCCCACATACAGCTTTGTTTCCACCTCCTCCTCAAAGTGTTTTTGTAGCACACAAAGCCACCACAACACACCTTCCTATACCACAAAAGGAACATCTCAGAAGCACAAGAAGCCATGTATGTGGAGCCAATATTGCAGCTTCTCCCTGAGCCAGCACTGCCCCACCTTCTGACATGGGCATCACTGGCACTGGGAAGTGCTGTAGCATGACTTTTGTCACATGTCATGGGGCTTCTCAGGTTATTTTCATGGCACAGGATAAAGATGCTTTTCATCAGTTTCCATGCTGCAAAGATAACATAAGAggcagcttctttagcaagacaGCTTCTATGTGCAGTAAATTTACCTCCAGCTCTTTGTCCATGACAGGGGCCACTTCTGTTATCAAACTAATGCTACAAGTGTGGGCATCTCTTCCTCTTTACTGAGTAATAACCAACACTCTGTCACTTGGATAAGGGATAACAGTTTTCAGCATGAAAATATTTGCAAAGATGTtatcaatgtttttaaaaatcccaaaagCCTTCAGGCACTGGTACCAGATTTTCAGGCAATTCTATCAGGTGTCAGATCATTTTCCAACCTTGCTTAAAGTCAACTTCCTCTAATAAATTGTAACATTatcaaaaaaaaattgaatgcacCACACACTGTGTTAAAGATACATGCTGCAAAGAACATTTGTGTGACACATGTCCTTTGTACCTTTTCTTCATTTTCAAGCAACAGTCTGAAGCTCTCTCTTTTCTCATTGTCGGAACCACAGTGCAATGTGTCCACCTGCTGTAGAAGATTAAACAATTCTATTTTATCTTCTGGTGTCAGAGTAGATGCAGTCGAACTGTtccatcctttttcttcctcGGATTCTCCTTCAGTATCCGTGTGAGCGGTAGCATAGCTAAAATACAGAACAAATACTCAACGGAAACCCAACACTCAGGCAGCAAGGACCGTTCTGATGCAACCTGTTTTTACCAACTACCCAGACTTAAGAATATTTTTCAGTTCACATAGGGCTCACTGTCACTGTAAAGTATTTACCACTATAAGCAATAGATTAATGTTTTGTTATAcaagttttttttattttgtttaatatgctATTGGAGAACACTTCATTGtacacaaaaaaggggaaaaaaacagaacatTAACTGATATTTTCAGACCTTGAAAGGCCAGGACCCAAAACTATGCACAACTAATTCCAAGAGGATTTAGGACTTGCAGCTGCATCTCCATATCAAATACCATGTCCAAGTAATTGAATGCCTCTATAATAACTCCTTGGatacttgagtccagtggcacctttttattttattcaagctTCTGTGTGCATCTTTCAAACAACTTTATCGTGCTGTATGATAATTTGCTGcttaccctctacctatatgtatagaCTGAAGAAGTGTCCATGCCCACagaagcttatgccttgaataaaacttggttgctcttaaaggtgccactggacatgaattctgttctgctgctgctgcagaccaATACAACTACCCACCTGAGTCTATCTTTGGATGATCTTTTTGAAATTAGCAAATCCAAAATCTATGGAATTTAAACTCTAGTGCATCTTTTTTCAATATGTATATTACCACTGTACATGTTTCTATAATACTTGTGTTTGAAGTTAAAAACTTAGGAAGATAGAACATGGTAGTTTAAAATTACCAACAGAAAAAGCTGAATGGTAGGAAAGATTTAAAAATCATTTAGAAGTTCCTGCATGATACCATGAGCTTGGGAATTAGCAGCTTTTCAGCACCATATGAAATGCCTTTTGCTGAAGGTATTTTGATTCATCATAAGAATCAGTGTCATTCACTGAACCACCAAGACCTTGAGATAAGAGTTATTTCCTCCATGCCAACAAAAACTCCCCTcctttaaaagcaaaacaaaactctGTGAAGGCCTTAATTGCCACAGACTAAAAAGCTTTCACAAGATTTTCAGGCATGTACAAATTATAAAGAGATGTTTGTATAACTGGTTAGATCCAACAATCCAGGGATCTTAGCACATCTCATGTACTTTCCCTATCTTCCACATTTAAAACCCCAGAAACATTTCCAAGCCTTGTAGAGGTGATTCTTGGGGTCTTGAGACTGGCATGGAATGATACCACGCAGGCTGCTGGGATGCAGAGAGGAACAGAAAGGAGGTGAAATCAATCCCTCTTTCATCAGTGGAATGCCAGTGATGGACAAGGCACAAAGGGCCATTTCATCCTCTCATCCCCTCCTTACTGCATCCCAGAATGGCCTGCATGGCTGTTACTCCACACAGGGCCTGTGACCCTGGGATTCAATCTCCCTAGGTCAAAAATGGCTTCTGGAGTACTTCAGATACTTTGGATCCAAGGCATTTAGGGCTCTTCAAGGTTGAAACCAGCTTTTTGAATCAAATTTGCAAACAACCAGAAAGCCAGTGTAATTAGAAAAGCACTGGCTTTATGTGTTCATTGTGCAAGTCCCAATTAggactcaaagatttcaggttttcacagctggtaacatcattagggtttgtagaatctttcgggatcaagtaccatgttctactggagaaagttttccttccagacgtttcattctcagctgcggagaacatcctcagtggcgttgcagccggagcaggcgctcagaccttcttggctgctgtgcattgagactcactcactcaatgcacagcagccaagaaggtctgagcgcctgctccggctgcaacgccactgaggatgttctccgcagctgagaacgaaacgtctggaaggaaaactttctccagtagaacacggcacttgatcccaaaagattctacaaaccccaattaGGACTCTTCAGCTGGTACAATATGCAGCTGCTTGTTTCTGGACCATGATACTCTGTGGGTTTTGCAACTGCTTTCCAACACTTACACACATATACAAGCCAAGAACTCAGATTTAAAATGCAAGATATGATTCAGGAAAAGCAGTgtataaataaatgttttctagatgctaaaaaaaaaacaagtgagTAActgcaaaacaatttttaaaattagctCATAGGCTGGACTATATTAAAAATACCTACCTGCCTTCACTTTCCGCTTCCTCAGAACTGTTGGTTTCTGACACACCTCGGGCTACCTCAGCTTTCCGTTTCCTTGTTCCTCTGTGTAAAGGGCTGGTCCTACGAGTATCTGTTTTCCCTTGGAGCTCATCTCGAACAAGTTCTTCCAATTTGGGAACAGCTTCTTTCAGAAATGTCACCTCCTTTTTAAGCTCATCCACACTTATCAGCAGGCCATTAAGTTTCTCAAgtatctgaagctgccttccttGCAACAGCATCACTGTTCCTTGCTCATTCTGTGTTTCATGCTGAAAATCTACCAAATCAAAACTGCTCTCTGAGTTCAGAAGTGTGGACAAATGTAGGGCTTTCCTACGTTTCCGACTCATGCTATACCAAAGCACAACAAAAGTAATTCCAGCAGCTCCTACCATTAGGCCAAGTATTAGTCTTTTGTTTTCAGAATGGGccattcttttcttcttcttctgtggaacAGAAACTGGCTTTTAATACTCATACAGTGGATGGAAGCAATACGGGCAGTTTCCCTTAACAAACCAGTTAAGCAGAGTCACTGATAAAACACAGAAGTCATTGAATAAAATGTTGGCAGCAATGTGAAACATATTTGCATAGACATTTTCATGGAAGTGCAATTTTCATTTTACTTCATCTATACCCCATTGTTTCCTCCAATGGGAACCAAAAGTAGCTTACACaattctctctcctccatttatcctcataacaaccctgtgaggtaaatcgGGCTGAGAGTGTATAACTGACGCAAGGCAACCCAagtaagcttctgtggcagagtggggattcaaatctgggtctcccagatcctagcccagtgctctaacaactacaccacaTTGGTAATAAGAAGTCACATGATAACTGCAGAAAGGCCTGGTTTTGTTTTAGGTCTGCCTGGGATGGAAAGCTGTTTGAAATTCTGAGAATTAATCCATTTAAATCCTAACGACTGCCCTTATTGATACAGTGAGTCTATGCAGTAGTGTTAATGAAGGTTTCCTGAATATGTTCTGCATGTACAAAGACCTCATATCACCATGACCTCCCTATCTCCACATGCCCCCTGCACAATTCATT contains:
- the RMDN2 gene encoding regulator of microtubule dynamics protein 2 — encoded protein: MAHSENKRLILGLMVGAAGITFVVLWYSMSRKRRKALHLSTLLNSESSFDLVDFQHETQNEQGTVMLLQGRQLQILEKLNGLLISVDELKKEVTFLKEAVPKLEELVRDELQGKTDTRRTSPLHRGTRKRKAEVARGVSETNSSEEAESEGSYATAHTDTEGESEEEKGWNSSTASTLTPEDKIELFNLLQQVDTLHCGSDNEKRESFRLLLENEEKYKNYAGFLWRLARAYGDMFELTTDVEEKKNYASEGKLKGENAVNLDSSSAESHQWYAVMCGYLSQFESIQNKIKNGYLFKEHLDKAIELKPRDPFLYYLTGRWCYEVAQLSWIEKKVATALFGTPPTSTIPEALQNFLKAEEIHPGYSKYNYVYLAKCYKELGQRTDALKYCDSALAVQSVTKEDKEAEKDLEGLFLSLNL